TCATCTCATCTTTTAACCTCAGTTGGTTTATTTTCAAAAGCCACCCCTTGGTCAGTTACTGATGTTGATTGAACAGACGCATCAGTCACAAATTTTTGGTCTTGTTCCGCTATATTGTATTGTGACAACTCTATATTATCTTGTGATTGCATAACATTATTTGCAACTAAACTAGAATTATTAATAACTTGTCTTGGATTATTAAATTCCATTTGTTCTGCCAATGGTTGGTTCAAATTATTTTGTTGAAAGTTTTGTCCTAAACTTTCATTTGAAAGTGGCTGGTCATCAATTAATTCTGCTTTAGAATCAATGTTCATTTCATTATACTTATGTTGCACTGATTCAACATTATTTTGCATTTGTTGTTGTTCTAATAATGGTGGAGTAAAAGTCGGATTTAAAGTATCTGGCTTGATGAAATCAGCACCAGAATAATCATCTTCTTCAACATCTTTTCATTTTGTTCCAAATTCACCATCTTTTGTTGTTGAAAATGTCACCCCGTTTTTATCTAAGTCACTAAATTCATCTTTTTCAAGATGCTTAAAATAATATTTTTCAATTTCAGCCTCAGTTGTTAATAAATGAGCAATAACACTATTCCGTTTAATTTTGCTACCAGCTTTAATAGGTTTAACAATAATTCCATCCATTGGGGCTTTAATAATAACTTCACCATTGTCACTTTCAATTAGGGCGATCCCATCCCCCGCTTTGACAGCAACATCTTGGTATAAGAATTCTTTTAAAATTCCCTTTTTTTCTAAAAATGATACTTTAATTTTTTCCATTGTCTCAATTTACCCCATTCAAAAAAACTTAATTTGTTTTATTAAATTTTGCCTAGCCGCTATTCTACCCATTTTTATTACAAGATAATTATATCATATATTCCCTATTTTTCCTTGTTAAAATTGAAAGTAATATTATACACAAAAAATAAAAAAATGCAAAATTTTTAAATTTCTTTTGCATTTTCTTTTAATTCTTTCACTTTATTATCAAATTCAGTGATATGCTTTGTTGCTGTTAAGTTTTTAACCCATTTTTTACGACTTAAGATTACAATTGCTCAAATTGCTTTTAAACTATCCGCTGTTTGCATAATTAAAACAATATAAATAATATCTAAACTTGAGGTAAAAATTAAAATTGCTAATAATGGTACCGGAACTAACCAAGTAAATAACGCATCTAAAACAAAGGCATTCATAACCGCGCCACCGGTTCTAATAATTGCATAACTTGTCGCCGCAATCATTAAGCAAGGATAGCAAAGACCATAAGCAAAGAGCATCCAATGGGCAATTCTAAATGTTTCTGGCGTATTATTACTAAATAATAGTTCTGGTAAAAATCAACCTCCCGCAACTAAAATTAGACCGGCAATAATTCCAACAAAGAAAGCTAAAATAACTAAATGTTTCCCATTATATTCTGCTTCTTCTAAATTATTGGCTCCCAACCGGCTCCCAACCAAGACCGAAGTTCCAGCCGAGAAACCATGATATAATGGCGTGTATAAGGCAGCAATTATTGTGGAAAAAATTGCATTTGCTGTTAAAGCATCTAAACTATAATATGCTCGCAGTTTAACTTGTAAAACCATTCCAACCGATCAAAAAATTTCATTTAATACAATTGGTCATGCTTTTTGAAAAGCACGACGAGTTACATAACCATCAAAACGATACCAATTTCGGGGAATAAATTCATATCGTTTATATCAAAATAAAATTATAATAAAAGTAAGCTGTAATATCCGCGAAGCAGATGTAGCAATTGCTGCTCCTTGAACTCCTATTCCTTTAAAATCACCAAGAAAATGCGGTTCAATTAAAAATGGATTCATAAAGCAATTGGTACTTAAGGCAATAATTGAAATTCAAACTGCTAAACCAGCTCGTCCTGTTTCACGCAATGTTGTAATAAAAGCAATGTTAATTGCTAATAGTGGATATGATAAGGCAATAATTTTAAAATACTCTGCTCCTTCATGCGTTGAAATTGATGCTGCTTCATATTCAAAGTATTTAAATCATTGAATTGCTAAGTCTTTATCACCTGGTTGTAATTGTTTAAAAACTTCTGGCCGTGGGGCATACTTAGGTGATGTTGTAAAACTAATTAATTGATACCCACAAAATTGGGACAAAATTAACACAACAAAACAAATAATTAAACAAACATAAATTT
This genomic window from Spiroplasma sp. SV19 contains:
- a CDS encoding MATE family efflux transporter — its product is MTQIQSKKRPKFFASKKWYATALVLILLATLQEIIMESTDLVDNFFASSIKSNVHGFHHLADEIKAIFGANNVYNVKEVWEQWGLGNYVGFHYTAGQLAMNGVAASNQLYFIMFAILSGICYGFGVFNAQYFGAQKYKELQEVTLLKIYVCLIICFVVLILSQFCGYQLISFTTSPKYAPRPEVFKQLQPGDKDLAIQWFKYFEYEAASISTHEGAEYFKIIALSYPLLAINIAFITTLRETGRAGLAVWISIIALSTNCFMNPFLIEPHFLGDFKGIGVQGAAIATSASRILQLTFIIILFWYKRYEFIPRNWYRFDGYVTRRAFQKAWPIVLNEIFWSVGMVLQVKLRAYYSLDALTANAIFSTIIAALYTPLYHGFSAGTSVLVGSRLGANNLEEAEYNGKHLVILAFFVGIIAGLILVAGGWFLPELLFSNNTPETFRIAHWMLFAYGLCYPCLMIAATSYAIIRTGGAVMNAFVLDALFTWLVPVPLLAILIFTSSLDIIYIVLIMQTADSLKAIWAIVILSRKKWVKNLTATKHITEFDNKVKELKENAKEI